A stretch of the Bacillus licheniformis DSM 13 = ATCC 14580 genome encodes the following:
- a CDS encoding SF1B family DNA helicase RecD2 has protein sequence MQRHNPDQIEMEEASFVKGTVTAVIYHNETNLYTVLKVKVEETSESFEDKTVSVTGYFPLIHEDDIYTFYGKTASHPKFGLQFQADHFKKEVPTTKEGVIQYLASDLFEGIGKKTAEEIVNKLGEGAINKILSDGAVLYDVPKLSKKKADKLAAALQQHQGLEQIMISLSEFGFGPQLSMKIYQAYEAETLDKIRENPYQLVKDVEGIGFIKADELGGRMGISGKHEERIKAAILYTVEATCLQEGHTYIETRQLIIETQKLLNQSAGDEKVTEMDVADAIISLGEQKELFIEDERCYYPSLYYAEQSFAKRVQKIAGQTEYDDQFPESEFLLALGELEERMKVQYAPSQKEAIQKALMSPMLLLTGGPGTGKTTVIRGIVELYSELHGLSLNPADYKKDETFPFVLAAPTGRAAKRMSESTGLPAVTIHRLLGWNGAEGFTHDEDNPIEGRLLIIDETSMLDIWLANQLFKAIPDRIQVIMVGDEDQLPSVGPGQVLRDLLASNVIPSVRLTDIYRQAEGSSIVELAHEMKQGKLPENLAAPTKDRSFIRCRQQQIKEVVEKVVKNALQKGYSARDIQVLAPMYRGAAGINELNALLQGILNPPKPKGREMKYGDVVYRTGDKVLQLVNQPEHNVFNGDMGEIVSIFYAKENTEKEDMAVVSFDGNEITFAKKDFNQFTHAYCCSIHKSQGSEFPIVILPVVKSYYRMLRRNLLYTAITRSKKFLILCGEEEALEWGVKNKESSERQTSLKRRLQQAAHEEDEELMALQKELPFSVYDANIGMEGITPFDFMEKEAE, from the coding sequence ATGCAGCGCCATAACCCGGACCAGATCGAAATGGAAGAAGCTTCATTTGTAAAAGGAACGGTAACGGCTGTCATATATCATAATGAAACAAACCTGTATACCGTACTGAAAGTAAAAGTGGAAGAAACATCAGAGTCTTTTGAAGACAAAACCGTTTCTGTCACCGGTTACTTTCCTTTGATCCATGAAGACGATATCTACACATTTTACGGAAAAACCGCCTCCCATCCGAAATTTGGCCTGCAATTTCAAGCGGATCATTTCAAAAAGGAAGTGCCGACAACGAAAGAAGGCGTGATCCAATACTTGGCCAGCGATTTATTTGAAGGAATCGGCAAGAAAACGGCCGAGGAAATTGTCAATAAGCTGGGGGAAGGGGCAATCAACAAAATTTTAAGCGACGGCGCCGTCCTGTATGATGTCCCGAAGCTCTCCAAAAAAAAGGCGGATAAGCTTGCCGCTGCCCTTCAGCAGCATCAGGGGCTCGAGCAGATTATGATCTCCTTGAGCGAATTCGGCTTCGGCCCCCAGCTGTCCATGAAAATTTATCAGGCGTACGAAGCGGAAACGCTCGATAAAATCCGCGAAAATCCGTACCAGCTTGTCAAAGATGTTGAAGGAATCGGCTTTATCAAAGCAGACGAACTGGGCGGCAGAATGGGGATCTCAGGCAAACATGAAGAGCGGATCAAAGCGGCGATTTTATACACGGTTGAAGCGACATGCCTTCAAGAAGGGCATACGTACATAGAAACGAGACAGCTCATCATCGAGACGCAAAAGCTGTTAAACCAGTCAGCAGGCGATGAAAAAGTAACCGAGATGGATGTGGCGGACGCGATCATTTCCTTAGGGGAGCAAAAAGAGCTGTTCATTGAAGATGAAAGGTGTTATTATCCGTCCCTTTACTACGCTGAACAAAGCTTTGCCAAAAGGGTGCAGAAAATCGCCGGACAGACCGAATACGATGACCAGTTTCCCGAATCGGAATTCCTGCTCGCTTTAGGGGAGCTTGAAGAACGGATGAAAGTGCAGTACGCGCCAAGCCAAAAAGAAGCCATACAAAAAGCGCTGATGTCGCCGATGCTGCTTTTGACGGGCGGACCGGGAACCGGGAAAACGACCGTCATCAGGGGAATCGTCGAGTTGTACAGCGAGCTGCACGGCTTAAGCTTAAATCCGGCTGATTACAAAAAAGATGAAACGTTTCCGTTTGTGCTGGCAGCACCGACCGGCCGGGCCGCTAAGCGGATGAGCGAGTCGACCGGTCTGCCGGCCGTTACGATTCACAGGCTTCTCGGCTGGAACGGAGCCGAAGGATTTACGCACGATGAAGACAATCCGATTGAAGGACGGCTGCTCATTATTGATGAAACGAGCATGCTTGATATATGGCTTGCCAACCAATTATTCAAGGCGATCCCCGATCGGATACAGGTGATCATGGTCGGAGATGAAGACCAGCTTCCGTCCGTCGGTCCCGGACAGGTGCTAAGGGATCTGTTGGCATCGAATGTGATTCCTTCTGTCAGATTAACCGACATTTACAGACAGGCTGAAGGCTCTTCAATCGTTGAACTGGCGCACGAAATGAAACAGGGAAAGCTTCCGGAAAACTTGGCCGCCCCGACAAAAGACCGTTCTTTTATTCGCTGCCGCCAGCAGCAGATCAAAGAAGTCGTCGAAAAAGTCGTCAAAAACGCGCTGCAAAAAGGATATTCGGCCAGGGATATTCAGGTTTTGGCTCCGATGTACAGAGGAGCGGCCGGCATCAATGAGTTGAACGCCCTTTTGCAGGGCATACTGAATCCGCCGAAGCCGAAAGGCAGGGAAATGAAGTACGGAGATGTCGTGTACCGTACCGGAGATAAAGTGCTCCAGCTCGTCAACCAGCCGGAGCATAACGTGTTTAACGGTGACATGGGCGAGATCGTCTCGATTTTTTATGCGAAAGAAAATACGGAAAAAGAAGATATGGCCGTTGTCTCTTTCGACGGGAATGAAATCACGTTTGCAAAAAAAGATTTCAACCAGTTTACGCACGCCTATTGCTGTTCGATCCACAAATCGCAAGGCAGCGAATTTCCGATCGTCATCCTTCCGGTCGTCAAAAGCTATTACCGGATGCTGAGAAGGAACTTGCTTTACACGGCTATTACAAGAAGCAAAAAATTCCTGATTCTGTGCGGCGAAGAGGAAGCCCTTGAATGGGGCGTGAAAAATAAGGAATCATCAGAAAGGCAGACATCGCTTAAAAGACGGCTTCAGCAGGCGGCACATGAAGAGGATGAAGAGCTCATGGCGCTTCAAAAAGAGCTGCCATTCAGCGTCTATGACGCCAATATCGGGATGGAAGGCATTACACCTTTTGATTTTATGGAAAAGGAAGCAGAATAA
- the mnmA gene encoding tRNA 2-thiouridine(34) synthase MnmA, with protein sequence MAKRPEDTRVVVGMSGGVDSSVAALLLKEQGYDVIGIFMKNWDDTDENGFCTATEDYEDVIKVCNQIGIPYYAVNFEKQYWEKVFQYFLDEYKAGRTPNPDVMCNKEIKFKAFLEHALSLGADYLATGHYARVDRTDGRVKMLRGLDENKDQTYFLNQLTEEQLSKVLFPIGQLQKSRVREIAKEAGLATAAKKDSTGICFIGERNFKTFLSQYLPAQPGDMRTMEGEFKGRHDGLMYYTIGQRHGLGIGGSGEPWFVVGKDLEKNILYVDQGFDNPLLFSDKITATNVSFVHKGVFGGEEELACTAKFRYRQADHEVTVRMTGTDEAEVVFKEPVRAVTPGQAVVFYKGEECLGGGTIDDVFKDGQQLWYV encoded by the coding sequence ATGGCGAAGCGGCCTGAAGATACACGGGTGGTCGTCGGAATGTCCGGAGGCGTTGATTCCTCTGTGGCGGCTTTGCTTTTGAAAGAGCAGGGCTATGATGTCATCGGAATTTTTATGAAAAACTGGGATGACACAGATGAGAACGGTTTTTGCACAGCGACGGAAGATTACGAAGATGTCATAAAGGTATGTAATCAAATCGGCATACCGTATTATGCGGTGAATTTTGAAAAGCAGTATTGGGAAAAGGTTTTTCAATATTTCCTTGATGAATATAAAGCGGGCAGAACGCCGAATCCAGATGTCATGTGCAATAAAGAAATTAAATTCAAAGCCTTTTTGGAGCATGCTTTGTCGCTTGGAGCCGATTATTTGGCCACCGGCCACTATGCGCGGGTCGACCGTACGGACGGGCGTGTTAAAATGCTCAGAGGGCTTGATGAAAATAAAGATCAAACCTATTTTCTAAACCAGCTGACAGAAGAGCAACTGAGCAAAGTGCTGTTTCCGATCGGGCAGCTTCAAAAAAGCCGCGTCAGGGAAATTGCAAAAGAAGCGGGGCTTGCGACAGCTGCCAAAAAAGACAGCACAGGCATCTGCTTTATCGGGGAACGGAATTTCAAAACGTTTCTCAGCCAGTACCTTCCAGCACAGCCGGGAGATATGCGGACGATGGAAGGCGAATTTAAAGGCCGCCACGACGGTTTAATGTACTATACGATTGGACAAAGGCACGGCCTCGGCATCGGCGGAAGCGGAGAGCCGTGGTTCGTCGTCGGAAAAGACCTTGAAAAAAACATCTTGTATGTAGATCAAGGTTTCGACAATCCGCTGCTTTTCTCCGATAAGATTACGGCGACAAACGTAAGCTTTGTGCATAAGGGCGTCTTCGGCGGCGAAGAGGAGCTCGCCTGCACGGCCAAATTCCGCTACCGCCAAGCCGATCATGAAGTCACTGTCAGAATGACCGGGACGGATGAAGCGGAGGTCGTCTTTAAAGAGCCGGTCCGCGCCGTGACGCCGGGACAAGCGGTTGTCTTTTACAAAGGCGAAGAATGCCTCGGCGGCGGAACGATTGATGATGTGTTTAAAGACGGACAACAACTTTGGTATGTATAA
- the alaS gene encoding alanine--tRNA ligase, producing MKTLTSAQVRQMFLDFFKEKGHAVEPSASLIPHEDPSLLWINSGVATLKKYFDGRVVPENPRICNAQKSIRTNDIENVGKTARHHTFFEMLGNFSIGDYFKEEAIEWAWEFLTDQKWIGFDPERLSVTVHPEDDEAYELWSKKIGIPEERIIRLEGNFWDIGEGPSGPNTEIFYDRGEDYGNDPSDPELYPGGENERYLEVWNLVFSEFNHNPDGTYTPLPKKNIDTGMGLERMVSVIQDAKTNYDTDLFMPIIKATEAISGEKYGTSAEKDTAFKVVADHIRTAAFAVGDGALPSNEGRGYVIRRLLRRAVRYAKSININRPFMYELVPVVADIMAAFYGEVKEKADFIAKVIKTEEERFHETLHEGLAILSEVIQKEKAKGNRIISGEDVFKLYDTYGFPVELTEEYAEDEGMEVDHEGFEREMDKQRERARQARQDVGSMQVQGGALRDIMTESEFIGYSDIKTETKIAELLQDGELVDLVQEGQKVQFILEKTPFYAESGGQIGDKGWVKSGDAAIRVTDVKKAPNGQHLHEGIVESGAIKKGMSVTAEVTERLRKDIVKNHTATHLLHQALKDVLGTHVNQAGSLVTDSRLRFDFSHFGQVTKEELEQIETKVNEKIWASIPVQIDLKPIAEAKAMGAMALFGEKYGDIVRVVQVGDYSIELCGGCHVRNTAEIGLFKIVSESGIGAGTRRIEAVTGQGAYEEMNAKLELLEQAAEVLKTNVKEVPKRIEALQSDLKDAQRENESLLAKLGNKEAGEILEKVKEIDGIKLLAEKVNAKDMNHLRTMVDDLKAKLGSAVIVLGAVQNEKVNISAGVTKDLIERGFHAGKLVKQVAEACGGGGGGRPDMAQAGGKQPERLAEALASAEEWVKSVL from the coding sequence ATGAAGACATTAACATCCGCACAAGTGCGCCAAATGTTTTTAGACTTTTTTAAAGAAAAAGGGCATGCCGTTGAACCGAGCGCCTCTCTTATTCCGCATGAAGATCCCTCCCTGCTTTGGATCAACAGCGGAGTCGCGACGCTGAAAAAATATTTTGACGGACGGGTTGTGCCGGAGAATCCGCGCATCTGCAACGCTCAAAAATCAATCAGGACGAACGATATTGAGAATGTCGGGAAAACAGCCCGCCACCATACGTTCTTTGAGATGCTCGGCAACTTTTCGATCGGCGATTATTTCAAAGAAGAAGCGATCGAGTGGGCATGGGAATTTTTAACCGATCAAAAATGGATCGGCTTCGATCCCGAACGCCTGTCAGTCACGGTGCATCCGGAAGATGACGAAGCGTATGAATTATGGTCAAAAAAAATCGGCATACCTGAGGAACGGATCATCAGACTGGAAGGAAACTTCTGGGATATCGGCGAAGGCCCGAGCGGACCAAATACCGAAATCTTCTATGACCGCGGTGAAGATTATGGAAATGATCCGTCTGATCCGGAGCTTTACCCGGGCGGGGAGAACGAGCGTTACCTAGAAGTATGGAACCTTGTGTTCTCCGAGTTCAACCACAATCCTGACGGAACATACACACCGCTTCCGAAGAAAAACATTGATACCGGGATGGGTCTTGAACGGATGGTATCTGTTATTCAAGACGCCAAGACGAACTATGATACGGATTTGTTTATGCCGATCATCAAGGCGACAGAAGCCATTTCAGGAGAAAAGTACGGCACATCTGCTGAAAAAGATACGGCGTTTAAGGTTGTGGCCGATCATATCCGGACGGCTGCGTTTGCGGTCGGCGACGGAGCGCTTCCGTCAAACGAGGGGCGCGGCTATGTCATCAGAAGGCTGCTTCGCCGCGCTGTCCGCTATGCGAAGTCCATCAATATCAACCGTCCGTTTATGTATGAGCTCGTACCGGTAGTTGCCGACATCATGGCCGCTTTCTACGGCGAAGTCAAAGAAAAAGCGGACTTTATCGCGAAAGTCATCAAAACAGAGGAAGAACGCTTCCATGAAACATTGCACGAAGGCTTGGCGATTCTCTCAGAAGTTATTCAAAAGGAAAAAGCAAAAGGAAACCGCATCATTTCCGGGGAAGATGTCTTTAAACTGTATGATACGTATGGATTCCCTGTTGAACTGACCGAAGAATACGCCGAAGATGAAGGCATGGAAGTCGATCATGAAGGATTTGAGCGCGAGATGGACAAGCAGCGCGAACGGGCCCGGCAGGCGCGCCAGGACGTCGGCAGCATGCAGGTTCAAGGCGGCGCTCTCCGCGATATCATGACAGAAAGCGAGTTCATCGGCTATTCCGATATCAAAACGGAAACGAAAATCGCCGAGCTTCTTCAAGACGGAGAACTTGTCGATCTCGTTCAGGAAGGCCAAAAGGTTCAGTTCATTCTGGAAAAAACGCCGTTCTATGCTGAAAGCGGCGGACAAATCGGTGATAAAGGCTGGGTTAAAAGCGGTGATGCGGCTATTCGCGTCACAGACGTTAAAAAAGCGCCAAACGGCCAGCACCTGCATGAAGGGATCGTGGAAAGCGGCGCAATTAAAAAAGGCATGAGCGTGACCGCAGAAGTCACGGAGCGGCTCAGAAAAGACATCGTCAAAAACCATACCGCGACACACCTGCTTCACCAGGCGCTGAAAGATGTGCTCGGTACGCATGTCAACCAGGCCGGCTCGCTAGTCACTGACAGCCGTCTGCGCTTTGACTTCTCTCACTTTGGACAGGTGACAAAGGAAGAACTCGAACAAATCGAAACAAAAGTGAACGAGAAAATTTGGGCATCGATTCCGGTTCAAATCGACTTAAAACCGATTGCTGAAGCGAAAGCGATGGGAGCCATGGCACTGTTCGGCGAAAAATACGGGGACATCGTCCGCGTTGTTCAAGTCGGCGACTACAGCATCGAGCTGTGCGGAGGCTGCCATGTGAGAAATACGGCTGAAATCGGCCTCTTTAAGATCGTATCCGAATCAGGAATCGGGGCTGGCACCCGCAGGATCGAAGCTGTAACAGGGCAGGGCGCTTACGAAGAGATGAACGCCAAACTGGAGCTTCTCGAACAGGCGGCAGAAGTCCTGAAAACCAACGTGAAGGAAGTGCCGAAACGGATCGAAGCGCTCCAGTCTGATCTGAAAGATGCTCAGAGAGAAAACGAATCTTTATTGGCGAAACTGGGCAATAAAGAAGCCGGAGAGATTTTGGAAAAAGTAAAAGAAATTGACGGAATCAAACTGCTCGCAGAAAAAGTGAATGCCAAAGATATGAATCACCTGCGCACAATGGTTGACGATCTGAAGGCGAAACTGGGCTCAGCCGTTATTGTTCTCGGGGCGGTTCAAAACGAAAAAGTGAATATTTCCGCCGGAGTTACAAAAGATTTAATAGAGCGGGGTTTCCACGCAGGCAAGCTTGTCAAGCAAGTCGCAGAAGCATGCGGAGGCGGCGGAGGCGGCCGTCCTGACATGGCGCAGGCGGGAGGAAAACAGCCTGAGCGGCTGGCAGAAGCATTAGCATCTGCGGAAGAATGGGTAAAATCCGTTTTATAA
- a CDS encoding tetratricopeptide repeat protein, with product MDYNQIGIDAMQKGDFEKAAEAFTKAIDENSGDPVPYINFANLLSAVGELDRALKFYDRAAALDEKAGAAYYGAGNVYVMKERYQEAKDMFEKAHRTGMENSDLYYMLGTTLVKLEQPKLAMPYLQRAAELNDADVEARFHYAMCLANEGMLDEAITEFSNVTERDPSHADAFYNLGVAYAFKEDRKTALDMLNKALDIQPDHMLSIRAKQLLEEA from the coding sequence TTGGATTACAATCAAATTGGAATAGATGCAATGCAAAAAGGCGACTTTGAAAAAGCCGCTGAAGCCTTTACAAAGGCAATTGATGAAAACAGCGGAGATCCGGTGCCTTATATCAACTTTGCCAACCTGCTTTCTGCAGTCGGCGAATTGGACAGGGCGCTTAAGTTTTACGACAGGGCGGCTGCTTTGGATGAGAAAGCAGGAGCGGCTTATTATGGAGCAGGGAATGTCTATGTCATGAAAGAGCGGTATCAAGAAGCGAAGGACATGTTCGAAAAAGCGCATCGGACGGGCATGGAAAACAGCGACTTATATTATATGCTCGGAACCACGCTCGTGAAGCTTGAGCAGCCGAAGCTCGCAATGCCGTATTTGCAAAGAGCCGCCGAGCTGAACGATGCGGATGTCGAAGCCCGTTTTCATTACGCGATGTGCCTTGCCAATGAAGGGATGCTGGACGAAGCGATCACGGAATTTTCAAATGTAACGGAGCGCGACCCGTCCCATGCCGATGCATTTTATAATTTAGGCGTTGCCTATGCGTTTAAGGAAGATCGGAAAACAGCGCTCGACATGCTGAACAAGGCGCTGGACATTCAGCCGGATCATATGCTCAGCATTCGCGCCAAGCAGCTTTTAGAAGAAGCTTGA
- a CDS encoding YrzQ family protein, which translates to MNRTMTSLISLGAGALMYYMASQNDMMNKRNMRKLRRRVMKMF; encoded by the coding sequence TTGAATCGTACAATGACTTCTCTCATTTCTTTAGGAGCCGGGGCTTTAATGTACTACATGGCGTCTCAGAACGATATGATGAACAAGCGAAACATGAGAAAGCTGAGAAGACGCGTCATGAAAATGTTTTAA
- a CDS encoding IreB family regulatory phosphoprotein: protein MSSFDKTMKFNFSDDSMETNVNEVLITVHDALQEKGYNPINQIVGYLLSGDPAYIPRHRDARNLIRKIERDEIIEELVKSYLEQHKEA from the coding sequence GTGAGCTCATTTGATAAGACGATGAAATTCAACTTTTCCGACGATTCGATGGAAACCAATGTAAATGAAGTGCTGATAACCGTCCATGACGCGCTTCAGGAAAAAGGCTACAACCCGATCAACCAAATTGTCGGATATCTGCTGTCAGGAGATCCCGCTTACATTCCAAGGCATCGAGATGCACGCAACCTGATTCGGAAAATAGAAAGAGACGAGATAATCGAAGAATTGGTTAAATCGTACTTAGAACAGCATAAAGAGGCGTAA
- a CDS encoding PRC-barrel domain-containing protein yields the protein MRTCNELEGLNVYDRQSSLPLGVVTDICFSHEGTCLGLIMEEKRRFYNPRSLLPLPAVTEIGRDGVYVDFTEFKPMQVPKQSLSYDQMKQKMVKNGAGDTLGMLEDVYFSSDTGIIVAYELSDGFFADLSGDKKQIHSSGEPLEVGRSTIVLNE from the coding sequence TTGAGAACATGCAATGAGCTGGAAGGACTCAATGTTTACGACAGACAGTCTTCTCTCCCGCTTGGGGTGGTAACGGATATCTGTTTTTCTCACGAAGGGACATGTCTCGGATTGATTATGGAAGAGAAGCGGCGCTTTTACAATCCCCGTTCGCTTCTTCCGCTTCCCGCGGTCACCGAAATCGGACGTGACGGCGTATACGTTGATTTCACCGAGTTCAAGCCGATGCAAGTTCCGAAGCAGAGTCTTTCTTATGACCAGATGAAGCAAAAAATGGTCAAAAACGGAGCAGGAGATACGCTGGGCATGCTGGAAGATGTATACTTTTCTTCCGACACGGGCATAATCGTAGCATATGAACTATCAGACGGTTTTTTTGCCGATTTGTCAGGCGACAAAAAGCAGATTCACTCATCTGGGGAACCGCTTGAAGTAGGCAGAAGCACAATCGTCTTGAACGAATAA
- a CDS encoding AI-2E family transporter — translation MLKKPLQLLMWVSIFMLLLLTVYIFLQLRMIWEPVCVLLKSILIPLAIAVFITYLLLPVVEKIHRAGVPRTLSILLIYFLFFAGLGYAFYKGVPILIKQLTELSEGIPVLAASYENMLDQLHHHTDGWPDGMHDRVDRFVNQTEEFVASWVERTIRSIRFVFDYMLLAAIIPFLVFYMVKDIDTMKKAVWYLTPSSWRARGSEFIRDVDDSLGDYIRGQLFVCLVIGLGASLSFWFFDLPYPLILGLVIGATNVIPYFGPVIGAIPAVMVAAALSTRLVFVVIITILILQFIEGNILGPLVVGKSLHMHPVVIMLGLLAGGELAGIIGMILAVPVMAVIKVMLVHFLAARKA, via the coding sequence ATGCTGAAAAAACCGCTGCAGCTTTTAATGTGGGTCTCGATCTTTATGCTTTTGCTATTAACCGTCTATATCTTTTTGCAGCTGAGAATGATTTGGGAGCCTGTCTGCGTGCTGCTCAAGTCGATTCTGATCCCGCTGGCGATCGCGGTTTTTATCACCTATCTGCTTTTGCCTGTCGTGGAAAAGATACACCGGGCAGGCGTGCCGAGAACATTGAGTATTTTGCTGATTTATTTTCTGTTTTTTGCAGGTCTCGGCTACGCTTTTTACAAAGGGGTGCCGATCCTCATTAAACAGCTGACAGAGCTTTCAGAGGGAATTCCGGTTCTTGCCGCATCATACGAAAACATGCTGGATCAGCTGCATCATCATACAGACGGCTGGCCTGACGGCATGCACGACAGAGTCGACAGGTTCGTCAATCAGACGGAAGAATTCGTTGCAAGCTGGGTAGAACGGACGATACGAAGCATCCGATTCGTTTTTGATTATATGCTCTTGGCGGCGATCATTCCGTTTTTAGTATTCTACATGGTGAAAGATATTGATACGATGAAAAAGGCGGTATGGTATTTGACGCCTTCTTCATGGAGAGCAAGAGGCAGCGAATTCATCCGGGATGTCGATGATTCTCTCGGGGACTACATCAGAGGCCAGCTTTTTGTCTGCCTTGTCATCGGCTTGGGAGCGAGCCTGTCATTTTGGTTTTTTGACCTGCCCTATCCGCTGATCCTCGGCCTTGTCATCGGCGCGACAAATGTCATTCCGTATTTCGGCCCTGTCATCGGCGCGATTCCGGCTGTCATGGTAGCAGCCGCTTTATCGACGAGGCTCGTTTTCGTGGTGATCATTACGATTTTGATTCTTCAGTTTATTGAAGGCAATATCCTCGGGCCCCTTGTCGTCGGCAAAAGCCTGCATATGCATCCGGTTGTCATTATGCTTGGATTGCTGGCGGGCGGGGAGCTTGCCGGCATCATCGGCATGATTCTGGCTGTGCCTGTCATGGCTGTTATCAAAGTGATGCTCGTCCATTTTTTAGCGGCAAGAAAAGCGTAA
- the mltG gene encoding endolytic transglycosylase MltG, producing MFEDQTKKPFIKRLLKHKIKFWLTVVAVLLILTAGAVSLYVKSALEPVDKNNAKTVNVYIPEGSTVTSIAAKLKKEDLIKNEKVFIAYVKFKNASGFQAGNFQLSQSMDAAGMINKLTTASHVPAFKITVPEGRQLQEIADIIAGQTNYSAKDIMKKLDDREFISRLKQKYPKLITDDVLNKNIKHPLEGYLHPATYPFYDPETKLDAIIEAMIKQTDQLAEKYEKQMKDKKMSVHKALTMASLIEEEATEKADRHKISSVFYNRISKNMPLQTDPTVLYALGEHKNRVMYKDLEADSPYNTYKHTGLPPGPIANAGETSWEAALNPEQTDYVYFLAKKNGEVVFTKTLEEHNKAKAKYITNTQDEEKGE from the coding sequence ATGTTTGAAGATCAGACAAAGAAACCGTTTATAAAAAGACTCCTTAAACATAAAATAAAGTTTTGGCTGACTGTGGTTGCGGTTCTGCTGATTTTAACCGCAGGCGCTGTTTCGCTCTACGTTAAATCGGCGCTCGAACCGGTCGATAAAAATAATGCAAAAACGGTCAATGTCTATATTCCGGAAGGATCGACCGTTACGTCCATCGCCGCCAAACTGAAAAAAGAGGACCTAATTAAAAATGAAAAAGTATTTATCGCTTATGTGAAATTTAAAAATGCCTCCGGCTTTCAAGCGGGGAACTTTCAGCTCAGCCAGTCGATGGATGCGGCAGGCATGATTAATAAGCTGACAACCGCTTCACATGTGCCGGCATTTAAAATTACCGTTCCTGAAGGAAGGCAGCTCCAGGAAATCGCAGACATCATCGCCGGACAAACGAACTACTCGGCAAAGGACATTATGAAAAAGCTGGATGACAGGGAATTCATCAGCCGATTAAAACAGAAGTATCCGAAACTGATCACAGACGACGTGTTGAACAAGAACATCAAGCATCCGCTCGAAGGATACCTGCATCCTGCGACATATCCATTTTACGACCCTGAGACGAAGCTTGATGCCATTATCGAAGCGATGATCAAACAAACAGATCAGCTGGCTGAAAAGTATGAAAAGCAGATGAAAGACAAAAAGATGTCCGTCCACAAAGCCTTGACGATGGCTTCGTTAATTGAAGAAGAAGCTACCGAAAAAGCGGACCGGCACAAAATCTCAAGCGTTTTCTACAACCGCATCAGCAAAAATATGCCATTGCAAACGGATCCGACCGTCTTATATGCACTGGGAGAACATAAAAACCGCGTCATGTACAAAGACCTTGAAGCGGATTCCCCATATAATACGTACAAACATACCGGTCTTCCGCCCGGGCCGATTGCAAACGCTGGAGAGACTTCCTGGGAGGCGGCATTAAATCCGGAGCAAACAGACTATGTTTATTTTCTTGCAAAGAAAAACGGGGAAGTCGTCTTTACAAAAACGCTTGAAGAACACAATAAAGCAAAAGCCAAATATA
- the ruvX gene encoding Holliday junction resolvase RuvX, translating to MRILGLDLGSKTLGVALSDEMGWTAQGIETIKIDEAGGDYGLNRLAELTKDYVIDKIVLGFPKNMNGTVGPRGEASQKFAEVLEETFQVPVVLWDERLSTMAAERMLISADVSRQKRKKVIDKMAAVMILQGYLDSLNS from the coding sequence ATGCGAATATTAGGTCTGGATTTAGGTTCGAAAACGCTCGGCGTAGCGCTGAGCGATGAAATGGGCTGGACGGCTCAAGGGATAGAAACGATTAAAATCGACGAGGCGGGCGGTGACTACGGCTTGAACCGCCTTGCCGAATTGACGAAAGACTATGTAATAGACAAGATTGTACTCGGTTTTCCCAAAAACATGAACGGAACCGTCGGCCCGAGGGGGGAAGCGAGCCAGAAGTTCGCGGAAGTGCTTGAAGAAACGTTTCAAGTTCCCGTCGTGCTTTGGGACGAGCGCCTCTCGACAATGGCGGCCGAAAGAATGCTGATTTCAGCAGATGTAAGCAGGCAAAAGAGAAAAAAAGTAATTGATAAAATGGCGGCCGTGATGATCCTTCAAGGATATCTCGACAGCCTAAACTCATGA
- a CDS encoding DUF1292 domain-containing protein: MEHGEKNITIVDDKGNEQLCEVLFTFDSDQFNKSYVLYYPIEAQDDEEIEIHASSFVPNEAGEDGELMPIETEEEWDMIEETLNTFLADEDEEE; encoded by the coding sequence ATGGAACACGGAGAAAAAAACATTACAATTGTAGACGATAAAGGGAATGAACAGCTGTGTGAAGTGCTCTTTACATTTGACAGCGATCAGTTTAACAAGTCATACGTGCTTTATTATCCGATTGAAGCACAGGACGATGAAGAGATCGAGATCCATGCTTCAAGCTTCGTACCGAATGAAGCAGGAGAAGACGGCGAACTGATGCCGATTGAAACAGAAGAAGAGTGGGATATGATTGAGGAGACGCTGAACACGTTTTTAGCGGATGAAGACGAAGAAGAATAA